One genomic window of Salvia miltiorrhiza cultivar Shanhuang (shh) chromosome 4, IMPLAD_Smil_shh, whole genome shotgun sequence includes the following:
- the LOC131020394 gene encoding 2-hydroxy-palmitic acid dioxygenase MPO1, translated as MGMFDLEEQFAFYGAYHNNPINIAFHMVFVWPILFTALLLLNFSPPLFTQSPIHLLGQSFLVLNYGFLLTVIYALYYLSLDKKAGSLAALLCFLCWAGSSALGLRLGFSLGWKVVLASQLICWTGQFIGHGVFEKRAPALLDNLAQAFLMAPFFVLLEALQYAFDYEPTPGFHFRVQAKVDAEIKAWKESKNKKIS; from the exons ATGGGCATGTTTGATTTGGAGGAGCAGTTTGCTTTCTATGGAGCTTATCACAACAACCCCATAAACATAGCTTTCCACATGGTCTTTGTTTGGCCAATCTTGTTTACAGCACTGCTTCTTTTGAATTTCTCCCCGCCTTTATTCACTCAGTCGCCGATTCATTTGTTGGGTCAGAGTTTCTTGGTCCTCAATTACGGCTTCTTGCTCACTGTGATTTATGCTCTGTATTATTTGAGTTTGGACAAAAAAGCAGGTTCTTTAGCTGCCTTGTTGTGCTTCTTGTGTTGGGCTGGAAGCAGTGCTCTCGGTCTTCGCCTCGGCTTCTCTTTGGGTTGGAAG GTGGTTCTGGCATCTCAGTTAATCTGCTGGACTGGACAGTTCATAGGGCATGGCGTGTTTGAG AAACGAGCACCTGCGCTGTTGGACAACCTCGCTCAAGCATTCCTCATGGCACCATTCTTTGTACTGCTAGAG GCTTTGCAGTATGCATTCGACTACGAGCCTACCCCAGGTTTTCACTTCAGAGTCCAAGCCAAAGTTGATGCCGAAATCAAGGCTTGGAAGGAatcgaaaaataagaaaatttcttaa
- the LOC131020395 gene encoding thioredoxin-like 1-2, chloroplastic isoform X3: MSCCLKAGFSFYGSNDLASKNRAKGSFRVCSSIQTLQYKESSNPRECLGKTLHLSDQKHVTNFVTKSPKSDPPNAQTSLRWWEKSLHQNMIEIQSAQELVDSLLNAGERLVVLDFYSPNCGGCRTLHPKICQLAEMNPNSLFLQINYENHKEMCDSLNIKVLPFFRFYRGAEGRACSFSCTNATIKKFKDALAKHGTSSRRLGSAKGLDESELSALASRGLISRNLVTNSSKDYEADVFSIR; encoded by the exons ATGTCTTGTTGTTTGAAGGCTGGATTCTCTTTTTATGGGTCCAATGACCTTGCTTCCAAGAACAGAGCAAAAGGGTCATTTAGGGTTTGCTCTTCAATTCAGACTCTTCAATATAAGGAGTCATCAAATCCCAGAGAATGCTTAGGCAAAACTCTTCATTTGTCAGATCAGAAACATGTTACCAATTTTGTCACTAAATCCCCTAAATCAGACCCTCCCAAT GCACAGACATCATTGAGATGGTGGGAAAAATCCCTTCATCAAAACATGATAGAGATTCAATCAGCACAAGAACTTGTGGATTCATTGTTGAATGCTGGTGAGAGATTGGTTGTACTAGATTTCTACTCCCCTAACTGTGGAGGTTGCAGAACTTTGCATCCAAAG ATATGCCAACTTGCTGAAATGAACCCTAATTCCCTTTTCCTCCAAATTAACTATGAAAATCACAAGGAGATGTGTGATTCCCTCAATATCAAAGTGTTGCCCTTCTTTAGATTCTACAGAGGTGCAGAGGGTAGAGCTTGCAGCTTCAGCTGCACCAATGCAACA atcaagaaatttaaagatgCATTGGCCAAACATGGCACTAGCTCGCGCCGTCTCGGGTCAGCAAAGGGGTTGGATGAATCGGAGCTGTCTGCATTGGCCTCACGTGGTCTGATTTCAAGAAATTTGGTGACAAATTCATCCAAGGATTATGAAGCTGATGTCTTTAGCATAAGATGA
- the LOC131020395 gene encoding thioredoxin-like 1-2, chloroplastic isoform X4 → MSCCLKAGFSFYGSNDLASKNRAKGSFRVCSSIQTLQYKESSNPRECLGKTLHLSDQKHVTNFVTKSPKSDPPNTSLRWWEKSLHQNMIEIQSAQELVDSLLNAGERLVVLDFYSPNCGGCRTLHPKICQLAEMNPNSLFLQINYENHKEMCDSLNIKVLPFFRFYRGAEGRACSFSCTNATIKKFKDALAKHGTSSRRLGSAKGLDESELSALASRGLISRNLVTNSSKDYEADVFSIR, encoded by the exons ATGTCTTGTTGTTTGAAGGCTGGATTCTCTTTTTATGGGTCCAATGACCTTGCTTCCAAGAACAGAGCAAAAGGGTCATTTAGGGTTTGCTCTTCAATTCAGACTCTTCAATATAAGGAGTCATCAAATCCCAGAGAATGCTTAGGCAAAACTCTTCATTTGTCAGATCAGAAACATGTTACCAATTTTGTCACTAAATCCCCTAAATCAGACCCTCCCAAT ACATCATTGAGATGGTGGGAAAAATCCCTTCATCAAAACATGATAGAGATTCAATCAGCACAAGAACTTGTGGATTCATTGTTGAATGCTGGTGAGAGATTGGTTGTACTAGATTTCTACTCCCCTAACTGTGGAGGTTGCAGAACTTTGCATCCAAAG ATATGCCAACTTGCTGAAATGAACCCTAATTCCCTTTTCCTCCAAATTAACTATGAAAATCACAAGGAGATGTGTGATTCCCTCAATATCAAAGTGTTGCCCTTCTTTAGATTCTACAGAGGTGCAGAGGGTAGAGCTTGCAGCTTCAGCTGCACCAATGCAACA atcaagaaatttaaagatgCATTGGCCAAACATGGCACTAGCTCGCGCCGTCTCGGGTCAGCAAAGGGGTTGGATGAATCGGAGCTGTCTGCATTGGCCTCACGTGGTCTGATTTCAAGAAATTTGGTGACAAATTCATCCAAGGATTATGAAGCTGATGTCTTTAGCATAAGATGA
- the LOC131020395 gene encoding thioredoxin-like 1-2, chloroplastic isoform X2 yields the protein MSCCLKAGFSFYGSNDLASKNRAKGSFRVCSSIQTLQYKESSNPRECLGKTLHLSDQKHVTNFVTKSPKSDPPNTSLRWWEKSLHQNMIEIQSAQELVDSLLNAGERLVVLDFYSPNCGGCRTLHPKICQLAEMNPNSLFLQINYENHKEMCDSLNIKVLPFFRFYRGAEGRACSFSCTNATVRDLCFIYLFFSCINPSDSAAVSCCATIQCLRSRNLKMHWPNMALARAVSGQQRGWMNRSCLHWPHVV from the exons ATGTCTTGTTGTTTGAAGGCTGGATTCTCTTTTTATGGGTCCAATGACCTTGCTTCCAAGAACAGAGCAAAAGGGTCATTTAGGGTTTGCTCTTCAATTCAGACTCTTCAATATAAGGAGTCATCAAATCCCAGAGAATGCTTAGGCAAAACTCTTCATTTGTCAGATCAGAAACATGTTACCAATTTTGTCACTAAATCCCCTAAATCAGACCCTCCCAAT ACATCATTGAGATGGTGGGAAAAATCCCTTCATCAAAACATGATAGAGATTCAATCAGCACAAGAACTTGTGGATTCATTGTTGAATGCTGGTGAGAGATTGGTTGTACTAGATTTCTACTCCCCTAACTGTGGAGGTTGCAGAACTTTGCATCCAAAG ATATGCCAACTTGCTGAAATGAACCCTAATTCCCTTTTCCTCCAAATTAACTATGAAAATCACAAGGAGATGTGTGATTCCCTCAATATCAAAGTGTTGCCCTTCTTTAGATTCTACAGAGGTGCAGAGGGTAGAGCTTGCAGCTTCAGCTGCACCAATGCAACAGTAAGAGACCtgtgctttatttatttatttttttcctgcATAAATCCGTCTGATTCTGCTGCTGTTTCATGTTGTGCAACAATACAATGTCTCAGatcaagaaatttaaagatgCATTGGCCAAACATGGCACTAGCTCGCGCCGTCTCGGGTCAGCAAAGGGGTTGGATGAATCGGAGCTGTCTGCATTGGCCTCACGTGGTCTGA
- the LOC131020395 gene encoding thioredoxin-like 1-1, chloroplastic isoform X1 → MSCCLKAGFSFYGSNDLASKNRAKGSFRVCSSIQTLQYKESSNPRECLGKTLHLSDQKHVTNFVTKSPKSDPPNAQTSLRWWEKSLHQNMIEIQSAQELVDSLLNAGERLVVLDFYSPNCGGCRTLHPKICQLAEMNPNSLFLQINYENHKEMCDSLNIKVLPFFRFYRGAEGRACSFSCTNATVRDLCFIYLFFSCINPSDSAAVSCCATIQCLRSRNLKMHWPNMALARAVSGQQRGWMNRSCLHWPHVV, encoded by the exons ATGTCTTGTTGTTTGAAGGCTGGATTCTCTTTTTATGGGTCCAATGACCTTGCTTCCAAGAACAGAGCAAAAGGGTCATTTAGGGTTTGCTCTTCAATTCAGACTCTTCAATATAAGGAGTCATCAAATCCCAGAGAATGCTTAGGCAAAACTCTTCATTTGTCAGATCAGAAACATGTTACCAATTTTGTCACTAAATCCCCTAAATCAGACCCTCCCAAT GCACAGACATCATTGAGATGGTGGGAAAAATCCCTTCATCAAAACATGATAGAGATTCAATCAGCACAAGAACTTGTGGATTCATTGTTGAATGCTGGTGAGAGATTGGTTGTACTAGATTTCTACTCCCCTAACTGTGGAGGTTGCAGAACTTTGCATCCAAAG ATATGCCAACTTGCTGAAATGAACCCTAATTCCCTTTTCCTCCAAATTAACTATGAAAATCACAAGGAGATGTGTGATTCCCTCAATATCAAAGTGTTGCCCTTCTTTAGATTCTACAGAGGTGCAGAGGGTAGAGCTTGCAGCTTCAGCTGCACCAATGCAACAGTAAGAGACCtgtgctttatttatttatttttttcctgcATAAATCCGTCTGATTCTGCTGCTGTTTCATGTTGTGCAACAATACAATGTCTCAGatcaagaaatttaaagatgCATTGGCCAAACATGGCACTAGCTCGCGCCGTCTCGGGTCAGCAAAGGGGTTGGATGAATCGGAGCTGTCTGCATTGGCCTCACGTGGTCTGA
- the LOC131020398 gene encoding chlorophyll a-b binding protein 4, chloroplastic-like has product MASVTTQASAAVFRPCRFLSGSGGRLNREVSVKQAVSSYKSLKVEAKKGEWLPGLASPAYLDGSLPGDNGFDPLGLAEDPENLKWFVQAELVNGRWAMLGVAGMLLPEVLTSIGILNVPKWYDAGKGEYFASSSTLFVIEFILFHYVEIRRWQDIKNPGSVNQDPIFKQYSLPPNQVGYPGGIFNPLNFTPTLEAKEKEIANGRLAMLAFLGFIIQHNVTGKGPFDNLLQHLSDPWHNTIIQTFKG; this is encoded by the exons ATGGCCAGCGTGACCACGCAAGCCTCCGCCGCCGTATTCCGGCCATGCCGGTTCCTGAGCGGTTCAGGCGGAAGACTGAACCGGGAAGTGTCGGTTAAACAGGCGGTTTCATCTTACAAATCATTGAAAGTGGAAGCCAAGAAGGGTGAATGGCTACCGGGGCTGGCCTCTCCGGCGTATCTGGATGGCAG CCTGCCCGGAGACAACGGATTCGACCCGTTGGGACTGGCGGAGGACCCGGAGAACCTGAAATGGTTCGTGCAGGCGGAGCTGGTGAACGGGCGATGGGCAATGCTGGGGGTGGCCGGGATGCTGCTGCCGGAGGTGTTGACGTCCATCGGGATCCTGAACGTGCCCAAGTGGTACGACGCAGGGAAGGGGGAGTACTTCGCGTCGTCGTCCACCCTTTTCGTGATCGAGTTCATCCTCTTCCACTACGTGGAGATCAGGAGGTGGCAGGACATCAAGAACCCCGGGAGCGTCAACCAAGACCCCATCTTCAAGCAGTACAGCTTGCCCCCCAACCAGGTCGGCTACCCCGGCGGCATCTTCAACCCCCTCAACTTCACCCCCACTCTCGAGGCCAAGGAGAAGGAGATCGCCAACG GGAGACTCGCGATGCTGGCGTTCCTCGGGTTCATCATCCAGCACAACGTCACCGGAAAGGGGCCGTTCGACAACCTGCTGCAGCACCTTTCAGACCCCTGGCACAACACAATCATCCAGACATTCAAGGGCTGA
- the LOC131020397 gene encoding agamous-like MADS-box protein AGL65 isoform X2: MIPIFNPLFVEIQDYCRIFYLQICTCLEDFTSRMGRVKLKIQRLETLNSRQVTYGKRRAGILKKAQEISVLCDIPIVLIMFSPSGKPSIFCGQRSNIDEMIAKYAQLTPKERAKRRLESLETLKRNFKKLDQDVDIEEFLDASTPSIEEMQNRARTLQGQLAEAHKRIIWWSNPDTIEDIEHLNQMENSLRESLNRTQITKEKFFKDPLIQFDCTSQVCGDFGRVYEQELPKPQFPNNMHFPLATTSDQDCPNQSWLPGGEGQHMILTSEPQFLASRDASFPTCSGYFPDVKEQDLDNSRQLKTERLDGLTIDDYTYSAHLRLPLGDQYPYNSFGNLSFPDLMEPGKDANFQLSSLDYQINGNFDLPRSVCNNFPPSLVPTAGSCAISMLNDNSYPQPPN; this comes from the exons ATGATTCCTATTTTTAACCCCTTGTTTGTGGAAATACAGGATTATTGCAGGATTTTCTATCTGCAAATTTGCACATGTTTGGAGGATTTTACGTCAAG GATGGGAAGGGTAAAGCTGAAGATACAGAGATTAGAGACTCTGAACAGCCGGCAGGTCACGTATGGAAAACGAAGGGCTGGAATCTTGAAAAAGGCCCAAGAAATTTCTGTTTTATGTGACATTCCCATTGTACTTATCATGTTTTCTCCATCTGGGAAGCCATCTATATTCTGCGGTCAACGAAG CAACATTGATGAAATGATAGCAAAATACGCTCAACTTACACCAAAAGAAAGGGCAAAGAG GAGGTTGGAGAGTCTTGAA ACTTTAAAAAGAAACTTCAAGAAGCTCGACCAAGATGTTGATATAGAAGAGTTTCTTGATGCAAG TACTCCATCAATTGAG GAAATGCAAAACCGAGCAAGGACTCTTCAAGGTCAACTTGCTGAAGCACATAAAAGAATAAT CTGGTGGAGTAATCCAGACACTATTGAAGACATCGAACACCTAAATCAGATGGAAAATTCTCTACGTGAATCACTGAACAGGACTCAAATAACTAAG GAAAAGTTTTTTAAGGATCCACTTATTCAGTTTGATTGCACAAGCCAG GTGTGTGGAGACTTTGGTAGAGTTTATGAACAAGAACTTCCCAAGCCGCAGTTTCCAAACAACATGCATTTTCCCTTAGCAACAACCAGTGATCAGGATTGCCCGAACCAGTCGTGGCTTCCTGGTGGGGAGGGTCAACATATGATACTAACAAGCGAACCCCAATTCTTGGCTAGTCG AGATGCATCCTTCCCGACCTGCTCCGGTTACTTTCCCGATGTGAAAGAACAGGATCTTGACAATTCAAGACAGCTGAAAACTGAAAGACTAGATGGGTTGACCATTgatgattacacatattctgcTCACTTGAGACTGCCTCTTGGCGATCAATATCCTTATAATTCGTTTGGAAATTTAAGTTTTCCGGATTTGATGGAACCCGGAAAGGATGCAAATTTTCAACTGAGTAGCTTGGATTACCAGATAAATGGGAATTTCGACCTTCCAAGATCTGTCTGCAACAATTTTCCACCTAGTTTGGTTCCTACAGCTGGTTCGTGTGCCATTTCCATGCTAAACGATAACTCTTATCCTCAG CCACCAAACTAA
- the LOC131020397 gene encoding agamous-like MADS-box protein AGL65 isoform X3, which produces MGRVKLKIQRLETLNSRQVTYGKRRAGILKKAQEISVLCDIPIVLIMFSPSGKPSIFCGQRSNIDEMIAKYAQLTPKERAKRRLESLETLKRNFKKLDQDVDIEEFLDASTPSIEEMQNRARTLQGQLAEAHKRIIWWSNPDTIEDIEHLNQMENSLRESLNRTQITKEKFFKDPLIQFDCTSQVCGDFGRVYEQELPKPQFPNNMHFPLATTSDQDCPNQSWLPGGEGQHMILTSEPQFLASRDMECSRDASFPTCSGYFPDVKEQDLDNSRQLKTERLDGLTIDDYTYSAHLRLPLGDQYPYNSFGNLSFPDLMEPGKDANFQLSSLDYQINGNFDLPRSVCNNFPPSLVPTAGSCAISMLNDNSYPQPPN; this is translated from the exons ATGGGAAGGGTAAAGCTGAAGATACAGAGATTAGAGACTCTGAACAGCCGGCAGGTCACGTATGGAAAACGAAGGGCTGGAATCTTGAAAAAGGCCCAAGAAATTTCTGTTTTATGTGACATTCCCATTGTACTTATCATGTTTTCTCCATCTGGGAAGCCATCTATATTCTGCGGTCAACGAAG CAACATTGATGAAATGATAGCAAAATACGCTCAACTTACACCAAAAGAAAGGGCAAAGAG GAGGTTGGAGAGTCTTGAA ACTTTAAAAAGAAACTTCAAGAAGCTCGACCAAGATGTTGATATAGAAGAGTTTCTTGATGCAAG TACTCCATCAATTGAG GAAATGCAAAACCGAGCAAGGACTCTTCAAGGTCAACTTGCTGAAGCACATAAAAGAATAAT CTGGTGGAGTAATCCAGACACTATTGAAGACATCGAACACCTAAATCAGATGGAAAATTCTCTACGTGAATCACTGAACAGGACTCAAATAACTAAG GAAAAGTTTTTTAAGGATCCACTTATTCAGTTTGATTGCACAAGCCAG GTGTGTGGAGACTTTGGTAGAGTTTATGAACAAGAACTTCCCAAGCCGCAGTTTCCAAACAACATGCATTTTCCCTTAGCAACAACCAGTGATCAGGATTGCCCGAACCAGTCGTGGCTTCCTGGTGGGGAGGGTCAACATATGATACTAACAAGCGAACCCCAATTCTTGGCTAGTCG AGATATGGAATGCTCCAGAGATGCATCCTTCCCGACCTGCTCCGGTTACTTTCCCGATGTGAAAGAACAGGATCTTGACAATTCAAGACAGCTGAAAACTGAAAGACTAGATGGGTTGACCATTgatgattacacatattctgcTCACTTGAGACTGCCTCTTGGCGATCAATATCCTTATAATTCGTTTGGAAATTTAAGTTTTCCGGATTTGATGGAACCCGGAAAGGATGCAAATTTTCAACTGAGTAGCTTGGATTACCAGATAAATGGGAATTTCGACCTTCCAAGATCTGTCTGCAACAATTTTCCACCTAGTTTGGTTCCTACAGCTGGTTCGTGTGCCATTTCCATGCTAAACGATAACTCTTATCCTCAG CCACCAAACTAA
- the LOC131020397 gene encoding agamous-like MADS-box protein AGL65 isoform X1, producing the protein MIPIFNPLFVEIQDYCRIFYLQICTCLEDFTSRMGRVKLKIQRLETLNSRQVTYGKRRAGILKKAQEISVLCDIPIVLIMFSPSGKPSIFCGQRSNIDEMIAKYAQLTPKERAKRRLESLETLKRNFKKLDQDVDIEEFLDASTPSIEEMQNRARTLQGQLAEAHKRIIWWSNPDTIEDIEHLNQMENSLRESLNRTQITKEKFFKDPLIQFDCTSQVCGDFGRVYEQELPKPQFPNNMHFPLATTSDQDCPNQSWLPGGEGQHMILTSEPQFLASRDMECSRDASFPTCSGYFPDVKEQDLDNSRQLKTERLDGLTIDDYTYSAHLRLPLGDQYPYNSFGNLSFPDLMEPGKDANFQLSSLDYQINGNFDLPRSVCNNFPPSLVPTAGSCAISMLNDNSYPQPPN; encoded by the exons ATGATTCCTATTTTTAACCCCTTGTTTGTGGAAATACAGGATTATTGCAGGATTTTCTATCTGCAAATTTGCACATGTTTGGAGGATTTTACGTCAAG GATGGGAAGGGTAAAGCTGAAGATACAGAGATTAGAGACTCTGAACAGCCGGCAGGTCACGTATGGAAAACGAAGGGCTGGAATCTTGAAAAAGGCCCAAGAAATTTCTGTTTTATGTGACATTCCCATTGTACTTATCATGTTTTCTCCATCTGGGAAGCCATCTATATTCTGCGGTCAACGAAG CAACATTGATGAAATGATAGCAAAATACGCTCAACTTACACCAAAAGAAAGGGCAAAGAG GAGGTTGGAGAGTCTTGAA ACTTTAAAAAGAAACTTCAAGAAGCTCGACCAAGATGTTGATATAGAAGAGTTTCTTGATGCAAG TACTCCATCAATTGAG GAAATGCAAAACCGAGCAAGGACTCTTCAAGGTCAACTTGCTGAAGCACATAAAAGAATAAT CTGGTGGAGTAATCCAGACACTATTGAAGACATCGAACACCTAAATCAGATGGAAAATTCTCTACGTGAATCACTGAACAGGACTCAAATAACTAAG GAAAAGTTTTTTAAGGATCCACTTATTCAGTTTGATTGCACAAGCCAG GTGTGTGGAGACTTTGGTAGAGTTTATGAACAAGAACTTCCCAAGCCGCAGTTTCCAAACAACATGCATTTTCCCTTAGCAACAACCAGTGATCAGGATTGCCCGAACCAGTCGTGGCTTCCTGGTGGGGAGGGTCAACATATGATACTAACAAGCGAACCCCAATTCTTGGCTAGTCG AGATATGGAATGCTCCAGAGATGCATCCTTCCCGACCTGCTCCGGTTACTTTCCCGATGTGAAAGAACAGGATCTTGACAATTCAAGACAGCTGAAAACTGAAAGACTAGATGGGTTGACCATTgatgattacacatattctgcTCACTTGAGACTGCCTCTTGGCGATCAATATCCTTATAATTCGTTTGGAAATTTAAGTTTTCCGGATTTGATGGAACCCGGAAAGGATGCAAATTTTCAACTGAGTAGCTTGGATTACCAGATAAATGGGAATTTCGACCTTCCAAGATCTGTCTGCAACAATTTTCCACCTAGTTTGGTTCCTACAGCTGGTTCGTGTGCCATTTCCATGCTAAACGATAACTCTTATCCTCAG CCACCAAACTAA